In the genome of Desulfomonilaceae bacterium, one region contains:
- a CDS encoding transcriptional regulator, translating into MSKKRENLKLVDFFARKPVFTSEEFTSFLDADGVRSPRTREALLAHHVRTGRLYRVRRGLYVSVPFGFTPDTYPVDPFILAGKMSSDAVLAYHTALQFFGKAHSVREEMIFLTGQAIRPMTFRGYEYRGVAFPKPLVDKKQELFAVNVVERTGIAIKVTSLERTLVDLLDRPIFGGGWEEIWRSLESVEFFDIDKISDYARLLGNATIAAKVGFYLEQHQKELMVDDKHLSHLQEYCPKQPTYMSRNVSGRLVKKWNLVVSDQILDRSWEETY; encoded by the coding sequence ATGTCAAAGAAGCGAGAAAACCTGAAACTCGTGGATTTCTTTGCCAGAAAGCCCGTCTTTACCTCTGAAGAGTTCACATCTTTTTTGGATGCGGATGGGGTACGAAGTCCCAGGACAAGAGAAGCGCTACTGGCGCATCATGTCAGGACCGGACGCTTATACCGAGTTAGACGGGGACTGTACGTGTCAGTTCCTTTTGGCTTTACCCCTGACACCTATCCGGTGGACCCTTTTATCCTTGCGGGGAAGATGTCCAGCGACGCTGTTTTGGCCTATCACACAGCCCTTCAGTTCTTTGGGAAAGCTCATTCAGTTAGAGAAGAAATGATTTTCCTTACGGGTCAAGCAATACGACCAATGACGTTTCGGGGATATGAATATCGAGGAGTGGCTTTCCCAAAGCCGCTGGTTGATAAAAAGCAGGAACTATTTGCTGTAAATGTCGTTGAAAGAACGGGGATAGCGATAAAGGTAACGAGCTTAGAACGGACGCTCGTGGATCTGTTGGATCGACCGATTTTTGGCGGCGGCTGGGAAGAAATATGGCGGTCTCTGGAGAGCGTGGAATTCTTCGACATAGATAAGATCAGTGACTACGCCAGGCTTCTAGGCAACGCAACCATAGCCGCGAAGGTAGGCTTTTATCTGGAACAACATCAGAAAGAACTGATGGTTGATGACAAGCACTTAAGCCATCTTCAGGAATATTGTCCCAAGCAGCCTACTTACATGTCACGGAATGTCAGCGGGCGTCTTGTAAAGAAGTGGAACCTTGTGGTATCCGACCAAATTCTGGATCGTTCGTGGGAGGAGACGTATTGA
- a CDS encoding tyrosine-type recombinase/integrase — translation MNGFSPTRRGEIVDLKRNQVNLERRMIIIAPPGTKEKNWKRIPISKDFDQLLVEIISASILRCDYVFTIDGRKTNPESFKRQWKNAVKGMDPAPTFHDLRHAFRTNMRNSGVGPEITEIIMGHSDGVKTVKERYGRILDHELIQAIDRLEFDFGPTVILTAK, via the coding sequence TTGAATGGTTTTTCCCCTACAAGAAGAGGCGAAATTGTAGACCTTAAGCGCAACCAGGTTAATCTTGAACGGCGGATGATAATTATCGCCCCACCAGGAACAAAAGAGAAAAACTGGAAAAGAATTCCCATATCAAAGGATTTTGACCAACTCCTTGTTGAAATTATATCGGCCTCGATATTGAGATGTGATTATGTCTTTACTATTGACGGGCGCAAGACCAACCCCGAGAGTTTTAAAAGACAATGGAAAAATGCTGTAAAAGGAATGGATCCAGCCCCCACATTTCACGACCTGAGACACGCATTCAGGACCAACATGCGGAACTCAGGAGTGGGTCCGGAAATCACAGAAATAATAATGGGCCACAGCGACGGCGTAAAAACCGTTAAGGAAAGATATGGCCGTATCCTTGACCATGAATTAATTCAGGCGATCGACAGACTTGAATTCGACTTCGGTCCTACTGTTATTCTCACCGCAAAATAA
- a CDS encoding 4Fe-4S binding protein has protein sequence MFLPKISDEKCKQCGECVDVCPADVLAVNDSKTTVVNPDECLGCESCVSVCPEEAIQVEEV, from the coding sequence ATGTTCCTACCTAAGATCAGTGATGAGAAATGCAAGCAGTGCGGTGAGTGTGTCGATGTGTGCCCAGCAGACGTTTTGGCGGTAAACGATTCAAAGACAACCGTTGTCAACCCTGATGAATGCCTGGGATGTGAATCCTGCGTTTCCGTCTGCCCGGAAGAAGCGATACAGGTTGAAGAGGTTTAA
- a CDS encoding rhomboid family intramembrane serine protease encodes MFPIGDDDTSRRTIPLVTYALIALNVLFFFVEQSGGDTFIGMWAFVPRRFLADPFGDLLTLFTSMFMHAGWVHLGGNMLYLWIFGDNVEDRFGHIKFAIFYLLCGLAATFAQLAFSSGSNVPTLGASGAIAGVLGAYILLFPHGKVKVLQGQQVIQVPALIVIGVWIVLQFFSGIGSIANTAQTGGVAYMAHMGGFLVGFVLTFLFRGSRGAQETG; translated from the coding sequence ATGTTCCCAATCGGTGATGATGATACCTCTCGCAGAACTATTCCTCTGGTCACGTATGCGTTGATCGCTCTGAACGTCTTATTTTTCTTTGTAGAGCAGAGTGGCGGTGACACCTTTATTGGGATGTGGGCTTTCGTTCCTCGCCGTTTCCTTGCCGATCCCTTCGGCGATCTTTTGACGCTGTTCACTTCCATGTTCATGCATGCCGGGTGGGTTCACCTGGGAGGCAACATGCTTTATTTGTGGATCTTCGGTGACAATGTCGAAGACCGTTTCGGGCACATCAAGTTCGCAATCTTCTACCTACTCTGTGGGCTTGCGGCAACTTTTGCACAGTTGGCGTTTAGCTCCGGATCAAACGTGCCGACTTTGGGAGCATCGGGGGCGATTGCGGGCGTGCTCGGCGCTTATATTTTGCTGTTCCCACACGGAAAGGTCAAAGTATTGCAGGGCCAACAAGTGATTCAAGTGCCAGCGCTGATAGTCATTGGAGTCTGGATCGTTCTGCAGTTTTTTAGCGGCATCGGTTCCATTGCCAACACAGCGCAGACGGGTGGCGTCGCTTACATGGCGCACATGGGCGGATTTCTGGTGGGGTTTGTGTTGACCTTTTTGTTCCGTGGGAGTCGAGGGGCGCAGGAGACGGGCTGA
- the polA gene encoding DNA polymerase I: MGQTKDELYLIDGSAYIFRAYHAMGGLSNSKGFPTGAIFGFTNMIMKTLKDKSPNRIAVIFDAPGPTFRHDRYPLYKANRPEAPQDLVLQIPKIIELVEAYRLPLLSVVGFEADDIIATLAKQAVSSNLRVIIVSADKDLTQLVCDDVTMWDPQKDALYDSNGVKDKFGVLPEQMLDYLSLVGDSSDNIPGVRGIGPKTATSLIEQFGSLQKIYDNLANITKPKLRDSLELNRENAFLSRELATLSSDVPLDLDITDFEIREPDNEKLRQIFREYEFKRLLDDLPAVKNLDFSKYRVVQSLDELEMVTTDLVAKGYFAVDVETTSLSAVRAELVGISVCSKEGEAVYIPVGHIHGPQLSKKEVLLRLKSILENPDVKKIGQNIKYDLIVFKREGVDINGIACDTMLASYLLDPSRRGHSLDDLAEIYLEHKMIPITSLIGSGKKQTSFAEVEIPEAGEYSCEDADVTFRVASLMIPRLKEVGLDDLFRNVELPLISVLADMEIAGVKIDSAYLRQLSVEFGESLKALESQIYELAGEEFNINSTQQVGEILFNKLGLKGTKKTKTGLSTSLAVLEELALEHDLPRRILEYRSVFKLKSTYADSLVNLVNPETGRIHTSYNQAVAATGRLSSSDPNLQNIPIRTAEGRKIRRAFVPEENHLFVAADYSQIELRIMAHLSQDPRLLEAFSSGEDIHSITAASVFGLHPSFVTPEMRRKAKAINFGIIYGMGAFKLSNQIGVSMKMAKQYLEDYYKTYAGVKKYMDEIPDQAAKVGYVTTILGRKRYLPDLTNPNKMAQQAARRIAINSTMQGSAADLMKVAMINVHKKLEQEKLPAKLILQVHDELVLEVRKDNVESAEELLRDEMENAFKLSVPLLVDVATGKNWDEAH; encoded by the coding sequence ATGGGACAGACAAAAGACGAACTCTATTTAATTGATGGAAGCGCATACATCTTCAGGGCTTACCACGCAATGGGCGGTCTTTCGAATTCAAAAGGATTTCCCACTGGGGCTATTTTCGGTTTCACGAACATGATCATGAAGACTCTAAAAGACAAGAGTCCAAACAGGATCGCAGTCATATTCGATGCGCCTGGCCCCACCTTTAGGCATGACAGATACCCCCTGTACAAGGCCAACAGACCGGAAGCCCCCCAGGATTTGGTTCTTCAAATCCCCAAGATAATAGAGCTTGTGGAAGCGTACAGATTGCCCCTGTTGAGCGTTGTCGGATTTGAAGCCGATGACATTATAGCTACTCTAGCCAAACAGGCTGTTTCGTCCAACTTGAGGGTGATAATAGTCTCGGCTGATAAAGATCTGACTCAGTTGGTCTGCGACGATGTTACGATGTGGGACCCACAGAAAGACGCCCTATACGACTCCAATGGAGTTAAAGATAAATTCGGCGTTCTACCCGAACAAATGCTCGATTACCTCTCTTTAGTAGGCGATTCTTCGGATAACATTCCCGGTGTTAGAGGTATCGGTCCCAAAACGGCTACGAGTCTAATTGAACAGTTTGGATCACTCCAGAAGATCTACGATAACCTGGCCAATATAACCAAGCCCAAACTTCGTGATTCGCTTGAACTGAACCGCGAAAACGCCTTCCTGAGCAGAGAACTGGCGACTCTGTCCTCCGACGTCCCTTTGGACCTTGACATAACCGATTTTGAAATTCGAGAACCGGACAATGAGAAACTGAGGCAGATATTTCGCGAATATGAGTTTAAGCGTTTGCTGGATGATCTGCCGGCTGTGAAAAATCTCGATTTCTCCAAATACAGGGTTGTCCAGTCCCTGGACGAACTGGAAATGGTTACGACAGATCTTGTGGCCAAAGGTTATTTCGCTGTTGATGTTGAGACCACTTCTCTGTCTGCCGTGAGAGCCGAGCTTGTGGGGATTTCTGTTTGCTCCAAAGAAGGTGAAGCGGTTTACATCCCGGTTGGGCATATCCACGGACCACAACTGTCTAAGAAGGAAGTGTTGCTTCGACTAAAGTCAATTTTGGAAAACCCGGATGTAAAAAAGATAGGACAGAACATCAAATACGATTTGATAGTGTTCAAGAGGGAAGGGGTAGACATCAACGGGATAGCTTGTGACACAATGCTGGCCTCGTATTTGCTGGATCCCTCGAGACGCGGCCACTCGCTTGATGATCTTGCTGAAATTTACCTTGAACACAAGATGATTCCGATCACCTCCCTGATCGGGTCCGGCAAGAAACAGACGTCATTTGCCGAGGTTGAGATTCCAGAGGCTGGGGAATATTCCTGCGAAGACGCTGATGTTACGTTCAGGGTGGCGTCGCTAATGATCCCGAGGCTCAAGGAAGTGGGACTAGATGATCTGTTCAGAAATGTAGAGTTACCTTTAATTTCAGTTCTAGCAGATATGGAAATAGCTGGAGTGAAGATAGATTCGGCGTATTTGAGGCAATTGTCTGTTGAATTCGGAGAAAGTCTCAAAGCCTTAGAATCCCAAATATATGAACTGGCAGGCGAGGAATTCAACATCAATTCGACCCAGCAGGTTGGAGAGATCCTTTTCAACAAACTGGGCCTTAAGGGGACCAAGAAAACCAAGACAGGCCTGTCAACATCGCTGGCTGTGCTTGAGGAGTTGGCCCTAGAGCACGATTTACCAAGAAGAATACTAGAATACCGTTCCGTTTTTAAACTCAAGTCTACTTATGCGGATTCCCTTGTAAACCTCGTCAATCCCGAAACAGGCCGTATACATACTTCCTACAATCAGGCAGTCGCAGCGACAGGAAGGCTTTCCTCCTCGGATCCGAACTTGCAGAATATCCCCATTCGAACCGCAGAAGGGCGAAAAATCCGCAGGGCTTTTGTTCCCGAAGAAAATCACCTTTTCGTCGCTGCTGATTATTCCCAGATTGAATTGCGCATAATGGCCCATCTATCCCAGGACCCCAGGTTACTGGAAGCATTCTCGTCAGGAGAGGATATCCACTCAATAACCGCTGCAAGTGTGTTTGGTCTTCATCCCTCATTTGTGACACCTGAAATGCGGCGGAAAGCTAAAGCGATCAATTTTGGGATTATCTATGGCATGGGGGCGTTCAAGTTATCCAACCAGATTGGCGTAAGCATGAAGATGGCGAAACAATATCTCGAAGATTACTACAAGACCTATGCCGGCGTTAAAAAATATATGGACGAAATTCCAGACCAGGCGGCGAAGGTTGGATATGTGACCACCATCCTCGGAAGGAAAAGATACTTACCCGATCTGACAAATCCAAACAAGATGGCTCAGCAGGCCGCTAGACGTATAGCTATAAACTCTACTATGCAAGGCAGCGCCGCGGACTTGATGAAAGTGGCGATGATAAATGTTCACAAGAAGCTGGAACAAGAGAAACTACCGGCTAAACTTATTCTTCAGGTTCATGACGAATTGGTTTTGGAGGTCCGGAAGGACAACGTGGAATCTGCCGAAGAACTACTCAGGGATGAGATGGAAAACGCTTTCAAACTCTCCGTGCCTCTCCTTGTAGATGTCGCTACAGGTAAGAATTGGGATGAAGCCCACTAG
- a CDS encoding YetF domain-containing protein — MDPNFLIPEIPILEKIVRPLCVYIFLLVAFRLSGKRELGSIGPFDLVIWLTISNVLQNAMIGADNSLSGGLIGATTMFGANWCFARLSYSFPTFERLVEAKPTVLVENGRILKQNLAKELLTVEDLSHALRKNQIDLDQDLPYLRKVLLESDGAITIVRRLYGDRGFEKEPR, encoded by the coding sequence ATGGATCCTAATTTTCTAATTCCTGAAATTCCCATCCTTGAAAAGATTGTCAGACCTCTTTGCGTCTACATATTTTTGCTGGTGGCGTTCCGACTTTCCGGCAAGCGAGAACTTGGCTCCATCGGCCCCTTTGACCTAGTTATCTGGCTGACCATCTCGAACGTTCTGCAGAATGCTATGATAGGGGCGGACAACTCGCTCAGCGGCGGATTAATTGGCGCAACCACAATGTTTGGAGCCAACTGGTGTTTCGCAAGACTTTCCTACAGTTTCCCTACCTTTGAACGGCTCGTGGAAGCAAAACCTACGGTGTTGGTAGAAAATGGCAGAATTTTGAAACAAAATCTGGCCAAAGAACTCTTGACCGTTGAAGACCTTAGCCACGCCCTTAGAAAAAATCAAATAGACCTGGATCAGGATTTACCGTACCTCAGGAAGGTCCTGTTAGAATCTGACGGCGCCATCACAATCGTTCGGAGGTTGTACGGCGACAGGGGCTTTGAAAAGGAGCCTCGTTGA
- a CDS encoding DUF433 domain-containing protein: MNEKITTINVALEYGRCFMRNLIEVNMNWRERVTVDPKVCHGKACIKGPRIMASVILDNLAAGISQDEILKSYPSIDSDDIQAVIAYAAELARERVISSI; this comes from the coding sequence TTGAATGAGAAGATCACAACAATTAATGTAGCTTTGGAATACGGCCGATGTTTTATGCGCAATCTGATTGAGGTCAACATGAACTGGCGAGAGCGAGTAACAGTCGATCCTAAGGTTTGTCACGGTAAAGCGTGCATAAAAGGACCCCGAATCATGGCATCCGTCATCCTGGACAATCTCGCTGCCGGCATTAGTCAGGATGAAATTTTGAAGAGCTATCCGTCTATTGATTCAGATGATATTCAGGCGGTAATAGCTTACGCTGCGGAACTGGCCCGTGAACGTGTTATCTCATCAATATAA
- a CDS encoding SIR2 family protein, protein MNESSAFQSYEHLEKIKKDLWSGKQYGRAAVMIGAGFSRNADPTKVNAKKFPNWKELAGAMYDELHPSIGPRGDVKQQEKKNLAISNPIKVASEYCNFFGRKMLDEFLSTSIPYDSYCPGKLHETLLSLPWSDVFTTNYDLLLESTRSLVLDRNYEVVLTVKDISRSSKPRITKLHGSFESNCVLIATEEDYETYPMKFAGFVNHVQQQLVENSFCLIGFSGDDPNFLKWLGWVRDNLREHTPLMYLCGVLSLSGSESKLLEYPNVIPIDLSPIVPEDKFPDSGERNKKALRWFLNELLSGEPPKLINWPRPARRRSVQDGDSDSQNLSTDGVETDELEQSAQQRQVDGEVLKQLTSVWKKQRLVYPGWLVCPRKNRDLLWSSTRDWISDTVKFLDLLLPPDNLFLLRELNWRLERALVPLPGLSGKLESVINAFNPFPGLVTIDGSPLTREDPSYGRENWEEIGEAWLELVFALIRNAREWFYPEIFRRWMDLIKDLVQKLPKWRPRYWHEECLYYLIRLDQKRVLETLNDWPTSSDTPIWQLRRAAIMAEVGQEEKAEKLVKNALEQIRRSINPDVDDHSILSQEGWARLHASLLAIQRPFRKIGEELDSHLRRLTALSAFHCNPKEEMESMSATLDNVPPLPPPRREKKVRDGRKTVTYGISTISLFALRLPGFAYLRQFEEGGLPVRCGSFGIQSGTVNASRWIDPVSPVLAMSYMVRNGKMDPVDQWLDFVKASALNDDEVHEAAGLLMNSCEQALAALGKDPQQNAHMALGIIVTAPRLLGELCFRFSATHREQLFKLTMEIYKYSVLHGGFGLQERVQFLVKKLVEAMTKKEVLARMPMLIALPISENPNFRIASPWWWNEPFNSIACRFSSGLPRESDRSEWEQAISNLIETIEQGSNSARTKAAIRLEVLDRIGGLTPEQREAFCKALWSQTDFDSGLPSNFLLPNNRFLALPELTTGEAKQAFKQWILRQKFPRILPNADASKRVGSLLNRIHIDRNSIVDQILEATVDQVIGREKPNDKQLDWTAEEAAKILCRAEEWWQDNKQDLEDLSDLNDALTGDQFRNQLSKLAPLLGKIVLPRLSKTDQVSRAQALKLLIEMEQEGFSISHAAPMTLLVDSDKDDTVIQRLRCGLVSSDVEEVVACINGCVLWFSHALDNTLPPLPNELLNDLVYIVVGRRRHGLDVAMEKLSEVLQRRPDQISEEQLRALCIGLGYLIKETALPDPANPYIDLDADPTIPLYDRRFYREKAAVLAYKIHGSLDDRGLTIPQILLDWKKICQEDKFPEVRRSWPSES, encoded by the coding sequence ATGAACGAATCGTCAGCATTCCAGAGTTATGAACACCTGGAGAAAATCAAGAAAGACCTTTGGTCAGGAAAGCAGTACGGCAGAGCAGCCGTAATGATTGGAGCAGGATTCAGTCGGAATGCCGATCCAACCAAGGTTAACGCGAAAAAGTTCCCGAACTGGAAAGAATTGGCTGGTGCGATGTACGATGAACTTCATCCTTCGATAGGACCACGCGGCGACGTTAAACAACAAGAGAAGAAAAATTTGGCCATATCGAACCCTATAAAAGTGGCGTCGGAATATTGCAATTTTTTTGGGCGAAAGATGCTCGACGAATTTCTGTCGACCTCAATTCCCTATGATTCGTACTGCCCCGGAAAGCTTCATGAGACGCTATTATCACTCCCTTGGTCGGATGTCTTCACCACTAATTACGATCTGTTGCTCGAAAGTACGAGATCGCTTGTCCTCGATAGAAATTACGAGGTTGTCTTGACCGTCAAGGACATATCACGGAGTTCAAAGCCTAGGATTACCAAATTGCACGGGAGTTTTGAGTCTAATTGTGTCTTAATCGCAACTGAAGAAGATTACGAAACGTATCCAATGAAATTTGCTGGCTTCGTTAACCACGTTCAGCAGCAACTCGTGGAGAACAGTTTCTGTTTGATCGGTTTCTCAGGAGATGATCCCAATTTTTTGAAATGGCTAGGCTGGGTGCGTGACAATTTAAGAGAGCACACGCCTCTCATGTACCTGTGTGGGGTGCTAAGTTTGTCTGGATCGGAAAGCAAGTTACTCGAGTATCCGAACGTAATCCCCATCGATCTTTCTCCAATTGTGCCGGAAGACAAGTTCCCCGACTCTGGTGAGAGAAACAAGAAAGCTCTTAGATGGTTCTTGAATGAATTGCTGTCAGGTGAACCTCCAAAGTTGATTAATTGGCCAAGACCGGCCCGCCGACGCTCAGTGCAGGATGGTGACAGCGATTCCCAAAACCTCTCAACCGACGGGGTGGAGACCGATGAACTTGAGCAGAGCGCACAGCAACGCCAGGTAGATGGAGAAGTTTTGAAGCAACTGACGAGCGTCTGGAAAAAACAACGGTTGGTTTATCCCGGCTGGCTCGTGTGTCCGAGAAAGAATCGCGATCTTCTATGGTCCTCCACTCGTGATTGGATATCTGATACAGTTAAATTTCTCGACCTGTTGTTACCTCCGGATAATTTATTCTTGCTGCGAGAATTGAACTGGCGTCTCGAAAGGGCACTGGTGCCGTTGCCAGGACTTTCTGGGAAGTTGGAATCTGTTATCAACGCCTTCAATCCGTTTCCCGGGCTCGTCACGATAGATGGATCGCCCCTTACCCGGGAAGACCCGTCTTATGGGAGAGAAAATTGGGAGGAGATCGGCGAAGCCTGGCTGGAATTGGTTTTTGCTCTAATCAGAAATGCGAGAGAATGGTTTTATCCCGAGATTTTCAGGAGGTGGATGGATCTGATCAAAGACCTAGTTCAGAAATTGCCGAAATGGCGGCCAAGGTACTGGCATGAGGAATGTCTTTATTATTTGATTCGCCTGGACCAAAAGAGGGTCCTTGAAACGCTGAATGACTGGCCCACATCGTCCGATACTCCCATCTGGCAACTTAGACGAGCAGCCATCATGGCCGAGGTAGGTCAGGAGGAGAAAGCTGAAAAACTCGTTAAAAATGCCTTGGAGCAGATACGTCGATCGATAAACCCAGATGTAGATGACCATTCCATCCTTTCACAAGAAGGATGGGCTAGATTGCATGCCTCTCTATTGGCAATACAAAGACCATTTAGAAAAATCGGAGAAGAACTTGATTCACATCTCAGAAGGTTGACTGCGCTGAGCGCCTTTCACTGCAATCCCAAGGAAGAAATGGAATCAATGAGTGCAACTCTAGATAATGTTCCGCCGCTGCCCCCACCAAGAAGAGAGAAAAAAGTCCGAGATGGTAGAAAAACCGTTACTTACGGTATTTCTACCATCTCCCTGTTTGCATTGCGTCTTCCTGGTTTCGCATACCTCCGCCAGTTTGAAGAGGGAGGGCTCCCAGTACGTTGCGGGTCTTTCGGAATCCAGAGCGGCACGGTCAACGCCTCTCGGTGGATCGACCCGGTCTCCCCAGTTTTGGCAATGAGCTACATGGTGCGTAACGGGAAAATGGACCCCGTAGACCAATGGCTTGACTTTGTCAAAGCTTCAGCACTCAACGATGACGAGGTTCATGAAGCGGCCGGTCTGTTGATGAACTCCTGTGAGCAGGCCTTGGCAGCACTAGGAAAAGATCCGCAACAGAATGCTCACATGGCTTTGGGGATCATAGTAACAGCCCCTAGACTGCTCGGAGAACTCTGTTTTCGCTTCAGTGCTACCCACAGAGAGCAGTTATTCAAATTAACAATGGAAATTTACAAATATTCTGTACTCCATGGCGGGTTTGGCCTCCAAGAGCGTGTACAGTTCCTCGTCAAAAAATTAGTTGAGGCCATGACCAAAAAAGAGGTCTTGGCTAGGATGCCCATGCTGATCGCTCTGCCCATTTCCGAAAATCCAAACTTTCGGATCGCCTCCCCATGGTGGTGGAACGAGCCTTTCAACAGCATAGCATGCAGGTTTTCTTCTGGGCTTCCTCGTGAATCAGATCGCTCCGAGTGGGAGCAGGCAATATCAAATTTGATCGAAACCATCGAACAGGGTTCCAACTCCGCTCGGACAAAAGCTGCGATTCGACTTGAAGTTCTGGACCGCATCGGTGGGCTCACTCCTGAACAACGCGAAGCCTTTTGTAAGGCCTTGTGGTCACAAACAGATTTCGATTCAGGTCTCCCCTCCAACTTCCTGTTGCCGAATAATCGTTTTCTCGCGCTCCCCGAACTAACGACGGGGGAGGCAAAGCAGGCATTTAAACAGTGGATACTTAGACAGAAGTTCCCGCGAATACTTCCGAATGCAGACGCGTCGAAGAGAGTGGGTTCATTGCTGAACAGAATACATATCGACAGGAACAGCATAGTCGATCAGATTCTAGAAGCTACAGTGGACCAGGTAATCGGGCGAGAGAAGCCCAACGATAAGCAATTGGACTGGACCGCTGAAGAAGCAGCAAAAATTCTTTGCAGAGCTGAGGAATGGTGGCAGGATAATAAGCAGGATCTGGAAGATTTATCGGACTTGAATGACGCATTGACGGGAGACCAGTTCCGGAACCAATTATCGAAGCTTGCTCCTCTCCTGGGGAAAATCGTCCTCCCTCGACTGTCGAAGACGGACCAGGTTTCAAGGGCACAGGCTTTGAAATTACTGATTGAAATGGAGCAAGAAGGCTTTTCCATCTCACATGCAGCGCCTATGACTTTGTTGGTTGATTCCGACAAGGATGACACTGTTATTCAGAGACTCAGGTGTGGGCTAGTGTCTTCTGATGTGGAAGAAGTTGTTGCCTGCATCAACGGCTGTGTTCTGTGGTTTTCTCACGCACTTGACAATACCTTGCCCCCGTTGCCTAATGAGCTATTGAATGATTTGGTATACATCGTAGTGGGACGACGCCGGCATGGTTTGGATGTTGCCATGGAGAAACTGTCAGAAGTTCTACAACGACGACCGGACCAAATCAGCGAGGAGCAACTCCGAGCATTATGTATCGGCTTGGGCTATCTCATCAAGGAAACAGCGCTTCCTGATCCGGCAAATCCGTACATTGATCTTGATGCTGATCCAACAATTCCATTATACGACCGTCGCTTTTACCGAGAAAAGGCAGCAGTGTTAGCCTACAAGATTCATGGCAGCCTTGACGACAGGGGACTAACCATCCCACAGATACTGTTGGATTGGAAGAAGATTTGCCAAGAAGATAAGTTTCCAGAGGTTCGGCGGTCGTGGCCTTCAGAGTCGTAA
- a CDS encoding nucleotidyl transferase AbiEii/AbiGii toxin family protein: MKVDLNFMFRVPLWPVTRLSSRRIGPYEAKDFPVIDIHELAAGKLAALLARRAGRDLFDAHALLRSGKLDHRNLRSAFIVYGAANRKDWRDVRLSDLTFSERELKSELAPLLRREVWTGTDSTKHWGEMVNDETKKALAPLLMFTASEKDFLDRLLDYGEIAPLLLTEDMELAERIRLQPALEWKAKNVREFKTGR; encoded by the coding sequence TTGAAGGTTGACCTGAACTTCATGTTTAGGGTTCCCTTATGGCCTGTGACCAGATTGAGTTCACGGCGGATTGGCCCTTACGAGGCAAAAGACTTTCCTGTAATTGACATACATGAACTAGCCGCAGGAAAACTGGCCGCCCTTCTGGCCAGGCGAGCCGGTAGGGACTTATTTGACGCTCATGCCCTGCTGAGAAGTGGGAAGTTGGACCATCGGAACTTACGTTCGGCCTTCATCGTCTATGGGGCAGCCAATCGGAAAGACTGGCGGGATGTTCGTTTGTCGGACTTGACCTTTTCAGAACGGGAGTTAAAAAGTGAACTTGCGCCGCTTTTGCGAAGAGAGGTCTGGACAGGTACCGATTCGACGAAACATTGGGGCGAAATGGTTAACGATGAGACGAAGAAAGCTCTTGCGCCATTGCTTATGTTTACTGCTTCAGAGAAAGATTTCCTGGATAGACTTCTTGATTACGGGGAAATAGCTCCATTACTTTTGACGGAAGACATGGAACTTGCTGAACGTATTCGGCTGCAACCGGCTTTGGAATGGAAGGCCAAGAATGTCCGTGAATTTAAAACCGGGCGATAG